The segment ACCGTGGCGCCGGCGCGCAGGATCTCCGCCTGGTACGCGTCCTTCGCGAGCCGGTACACCTTGGCGGTCGACTGCCCGTCCGCGAGGGACAGGCTGCTGACCAGGGTCCGCTGGGCCCCGGCGGCGGAGGCGGCCGGAACCCCGTCGGCGAGTGCGGCGGCGGTGGGCAGCGCCAGCAGGGCCGCGGCGCATGCGGTCACGGCGGTGGCGCGAACGATGGTGCGGCGGCTGACGGTGTTCACGGGAGTCCATTCGGTACGGGTGGTGCAGGCAGGTAGGGCTCCAACGTAGGCGCGGGCTGTTGCGGTAGGGCCCTGGCCTTGTAACAGGAAGGCAGCAGCGAGCCGACGGAGCTGTTACATGTTCGAGGGATTGCCGGGGGCGGCGGCGCCTGCTCACATGGACGGCGGGGGTGAGGCCGATGCCCGGACTCAAGGTGCTTCCGAGCGGCCGGCCCGGCCGCGGCCGGCTCTACGTCAACCGGCCCGACGGCCTGACGGTGGCCTGGTACGACCGTCAGACCAACCGGATCAGCGTCCTCGCGGACGACCAGCGCGAGGCCGTACTGGCGGTGCTGCGCCCGTACTTGAGCGGCGACTGGACCATCGGGCCGCCGCCCGTTCCCAGCCGTGCCGAACTGCGCCGCCTGCACCTCCCGCCCGACCAGGACCTGGCCCCCAACCGCCCCGGCGAAGCCCTCCTGGGTGAACTGGCGTACGGGGCGCCGGGCGGCGGCAGGGCCCGGCACCGCATGCGCCGGCAACTGGCGGCGTCACAGCGCACGGGTGCGGAGCTGGACCTGCTGGAGGCCGAGGACTGGCGGGTGGTCCACGACGTCCCCCTGCCGGGTCTCGGGCTCCTGGACCACTTGCTCATCGGCCCGCCGGGCGTCTTCGCCCTGCGCACGGTCCCGGGCCGCCGCCAGCGGGCCCAAGTGGGGGACCTCCTCCTGACGGTGGGCCGTGGCACCCCTGCCCCGGACCCTCGCTGGATCCGCGGTGCGGCGGCCCGCGCCTCCCGCGCCCTGGCCTCCCCGGTCACCCCGGTCCTGTCCCTCACGGACGCCTGCCGGGTGGAGGTGGCGCCCAGCCTCAGGGACGTCCTGGTCCTCCAGCCCCCGACCCTGACGGCCACCCTCCGGGCCGTCCCGCCGACCCTCAAACCCCCGGACGTGGAAGCCTTGTTCACGGCGGCGCGCATGACGTCGACGTGGCTGGGCGAACGATAGGCCGCGCCCTTGTACGCCGTGCCCTTGTAGGCCGCTCTTTTGCAGGCGGAGGCGGGAGCGGCCGCCGCGCGGGGCCTGCCCCTCCCCGCCCTCCTCCCCGCCCTTCCTCCCCGCCCTTCCTCCCACCCATCCTCCGTTCCCAGGGGCTCCCCCTCAGGTCAGGCAGAACTCCGCTTCCTTGGCGCCGCCTTCTTTCCCGCACCCGCCCCCGCCGTCTTCTTCGCGGCCGTCGACGCCGTCGACGCCGTGGACTTCTTGCCCGAAGCGGCCTTCTTCGCCGCCGACTTGGATGCCGTGGCGGTGCCCGAGGCCGTGGCCTTCGAAGTCGACTTCGCCGCCGCGGTCTTCTTCGCCGCTCCGCCCCCTCTCCCCGACGCGGTCGACTTCTTCCCGCCCACCGCCTTCGGCGAGGCCGCAGCCGCAGTCTTCCTCCGGATGGGCGTCACCTCGGCCTCCCCGCCCCCGCCCCCACCACCGGCGTCCCCGCCCCGCGATGCCCGCGCCGCCCGCACGCTGCTCTCCAGTGCCGCCATCAGGTCGATCACCTGCCCGCCCGCCGGTTCCACCACCGCCTCCGACGGCTCGAACGCACCCCCCGCCTTCGCCGCGATCATCGCCTCCACGGCCTCCCGGTAGTCGTCGTGCAGAGAGGAGATCTCCACCTCACCCAACGTCGCCATCAGCGCATCGGCCAGATCCAGCTCGGCCTCCCGCACCGACACCGACGCCTCCGGCGCCACCCCCTCCGGCGCCCGGATCTCATCCGGCCACAACAGCCCGTGCATGGCGATCACGTCGTCCACGACCCGCAGCATCCCCAGCCGCTCCCGCCCCCGCAGCGCGAACTTCGCGATGGCCACCTTCCGGCTCCGCTTCAGGGCCTCCCTCAGCAGCGTGTACGGCTTCGCCGCCGTGGCCCCGTTCGCCGCCAGGTAATACGCGGAATCCATCTGCAGCGGATCGATCTCATCGGCCGGCACGAACGAAACGATCTCGATCGTCTTCGCCGTGGCGATCGGCAGCTGTGCCAGGTCCTCGTCCGTGATCGGCACGATCGACCCGTCCGCCTCCTCGTACCCCTTGCCGATCTCGTCCGAGGACACCTCCTCCCCGTCCAGCTCGCACACCTTGCGGTAGCGGACGCGTCCGCCGTCCGTCACGTGGATCTGGCGGAAGGAGATGGAATGGCTCTCAGTGGCGTTCACGAGCTTGATCGGGATGCTGACCAGGCCGAAGGAGATCGCCCCGTTCCAAATGGATCGCACGGTTCCTCCTGATTCGTGGCAATCTCATCGTATGACGCCGATCACATCAGTGGAGGGGCGTCGCATCGCGCTCAGCAACCTGGACAAGGTCCTGTACCCGCGGACCGGCTTCACCAAGGGCGAGGTGCTGCACTACTACGCCACCGTCGCGCCTGCCCTCCTCGCGCACATCCATGACCGCCCCGTCTCCTTTCTTCGCTATCCGGACGGACCTGACGGCCAGCTGTTCTTCACCAAGAACCCGCCCCCCGGCACCCCCGCCTGGGTGAAGACCGCCCCCGTGCCCCGCTCCGAGGACCCCGGTGCCGAACAGGTGCTCGTATCCGACATGCCGGCCCTCATCTGGGCCGCCAACCTGGTCGTCGAGTTCCACGTCCACCAGTGGACCGCCGCCACCCCCGCCGTCGCCGACCGCCTCGTCCTCGACCTGGACCCCGGCCCGCCCGCGACCATCGTCGAGTGCTGCGCCGTCGCCCTCTGGCTGCGCGACCGCCTCGCCGCCGACGGGCTGCACGCGTACGCCAAGACCTCCGGCTCCAAGGGCCTCCACCTGTCCGTCGCGGTCGAGCCGACCCCGTCCGCCCGGGTGTCCGCGTACGCCAAGCACCTCGCGCAGGAGGCCGAGGCGGACCTGCCCGCCCTGGTCGTGCACCGCATGGCCAAGGCGCTGCGCCCCGGCAAGGTCTTCGTCGACCACAGCCAGAACGCCGCGGCCAAGACCACCGCCGCCCCCTACACCCTGCGGGCCCGCGCCCTGCCGACTGCCTCCGCCCCCGTCGCCTGGGCGGAGGTCGAGGCCTGCCGGAACCCCGCCGACCTGGTGTTCCTCGC is part of the Streptomyces katrae genome and harbors:
- a CDS encoding nuclease-related domain-containing protein, whose product is MPGLKVLPSGRPGRGRLYVNRPDGLTVAWYDRQTNRISVLADDQREAVLAVLRPYLSGDWTIGPPPVPSRAELRRLHLPPDQDLAPNRPGEALLGELAYGAPGGGRARHRMRRQLAASQRTGAELDLLEAEDWRVVHDVPLPGLGLLDHLLIGPPGVFALRTVPGRRQRAQVGDLLLTVGRGTPAPDPRWIRGAAARASRALASPVTPVLSLTDACRVEVAPSLRDVLVLQPPTLTATLRAVPPTLKPPDVEALFTAARMTSTWLGER
- a CDS encoding Ku protein encodes the protein MRSIWNGAISFGLVSIPIKLVNATESHSISFRQIHVTDGGRVRYRKVCELDGEEVSSDEIGKGYEEADGSIVPITDEDLAQLPIATAKTIEIVSFVPADEIDPLQMDSAYYLAANGATAAKPYTLLREALKRSRKVAIAKFALRGRERLGMLRVVDDVIAMHGLLWPDEIRAPEGVAPEASVSVREAELDLADALMATLGEVEISSLHDDYREAVEAMIAAKAGGAFEPSEAVVEPAGGQVIDLMAALESSVRAARASRGGDAGGGGGGGEAEVTPIRRKTAAAASPKAVGGKKSTASGRGGGAAKKTAAAKSTSKATASGTATASKSAAKKAASGKKSTASTASTAAKKTAGAGAGKKAAPRKRSSA
- the ligD gene encoding non-homologous end-joining DNA ligase, coding for MTPITSVEGRRIALSNLDKVLYPRTGFTKGEVLHYYATVAPALLAHIHDRPVSFLRYPDGPDGQLFFTKNPPPGTPAWVKTAPVPRSEDPGAEQVLVSDMPALIWAANLVVEFHVHQWTAATPAVADRLVLDLDPGPPATIVECCAVALWLRDRLAADGLHAYAKTSGSKGLHLSVAVEPTPSARVSAYAKHLAQEAEADLPALVVHRMAKALRPGKVFVDHSQNAAAKTTAAPYTLRARALPTASAPVAWAEVEACRNPADLVFLADDVPPRLARDGDLLAPLLDPGLAGALPGKPR